CGCCGCCGCCCTGGCCGTTGCCGGCCCCGCTCTCGGGGACGAGGAAGCGCCGCGCGGCGGCGCCGGCGCGCCGAAGGAGGAAACGGTCGAGCTCGACGAGGCGGCGGCGAGCGTCACCGGCGCGCTCCAGGGCAAGGAGGCGGTCCGGATCCAGACGCTCTGCACCCACTGCAACTCCGCCAACATCCAGGTCGGCGGCCTGGCCGCGGAGCTGGTCCCCATGGAGTTGGGCGGCTTTCCGCTCCTGGGGGGAATGGCGGTCGCCTACGCGCTGAACTGCCTGCCGCCCGACACGGTCGCCGAAGCGCAGGTCGTGAAAGGGCCCGGAAGCGCCGACCTTCCCAACCCGGCCGCGG
Above is a window of Acidobacteriota bacterium DNA encoding:
- a CDS encoding TonB-dependent receptor, giving the protein MRWTRPARTGLAASLLAAALAVAGPALGDEEAPRGGAGAPKEETVELDEAAASVTGALQGKEAVRIQTLCTHCNSANIQVGGLAAELVPMELGGFPLLGGMAVAYALNCLPPDTVAEAQVVKGPGSADLPNPAAGGTISLEPSEPSELPYLTAGVLAGTYRRRSAVVRLAGEAAPWLSGQVLAGTDRADPVDDDGDGFNDVGRLDREFAELRAHIAAAERHELELGA